One Rhodothermus bifroesti DNA window includes the following coding sequences:
- a CDS encoding electron transfer flavoprotein subunit alpha/FixB family protein codes for MLTYLCHITVQNERPTRTTLEVLTHLRRLAYRDHARLAACVLHPEAASVVEALKAYGVEQVYLIRHPLFKQHLNAPVIAALEAVFKQAKPALMAFASTEAVKDVLGALATRVGAVAVPDVSAFDFGSTFTATRPVMAARALADVTVADQPVLVSVRAGAYQAQPAETSVEPELVEIPLEIDAAALRATLREVITGATGQLDLSEASIVVAAGRGVRDEAGKQLVEALARELGAAVGASRAAIESGLFPASLQIGQTGKVVSPILYIAVGISGAIQHVAGMAGSQIIVAINKDPNAPIFNLATYGIVGDLYQILPILIEEIRVLKT; via the coding sequence ATGCTTACCTACCTCTGCCACATTACGGTTCAAAACGAGCGCCCAACGCGAACGACACTCGAAGTGCTCACGCATCTACGCCGTCTGGCTTACCGAGACCATGCCCGGCTGGCTGCTTGCGTGCTGCACCCAGAAGCAGCTTCTGTGGTCGAGGCGCTTAAAGCTTACGGTGTCGAACAGGTTTACCTCATCCGGCATCCCCTCTTCAAGCAGCACCTAAACGCGCCGGTTATTGCGGCCCTAGAAGCAGTGTTTAAGCAGGCAAAGCCGGCTTTGATGGCGTTTGCTTCAACAGAAGCTGTAAAAGACGTGCTCGGCGCCCTGGCTACACGCGTGGGCGCTGTCGCCGTCCCCGACGTCTCAGCATTTGACTTTGGTTCAACGTTTACAGCAACGCGTCCAGTGATGGCTGCACGCGCATTGGCCGACGTAACTGTAGCTGACCAACCGGTGCTGGTTTCGGTTCGTGCCGGGGCTTATCAAGCCCAGCCTGCCGAAACGTCCGTAGAACCTGAGCTGGTTGAGATCCCTTTGGAAATCGACGCCGCGGCACTGCGCGCTACGCTACGTGAGGTGATCACAGGAGCAACAGGCCAGCTTGACCTCTCAGAGGCTTCCATTGTAGTGGCAGCTGGACGCGGTGTGCGTGACGAAGCCGGCAAGCAACTCGTTGAAGCGCTTGCACGCGAGCTGGGCGCTGCCGTAGGCGCTTCGCGTGCAGCTATCGAAAGCGGACTTTTCCCGGCTTCGCTCCAGATTGGCCAAACTGGCAAAGTCGTCTCGCCCATCCTATACATTGCTGTAGGCATCTCGGGTGCCATTCAGCACGTGGCCGGCATGGCAGGCAGCCAGATCATCGTCGCAATCAACAAAGATCCCAATGCCCCGATTTTCAACCTCGCTACTTATGGAATCGTGGGCGATCTATACCAGATCCTCCCTATTTTGATCGAGGAAATTCGCGTCCTTAAAACCTAA
- a CDS encoding electron transfer flavoprotein subunit beta/FixA family protein, with the protein MNLCVCIKQVPDIQAPFRIIDGHLRFDVARYVPNAYDASAVEGALQLIEQHGGKVEVVSIGPPEVSETLRKALAMGALAAYHIEADPTGWDADATAAVLAAFFQRRAYDAIFTGKQSQDTDAGLIGPMLAERLGLPYVSNAVGLAYENGRLVVTRQGDIGREIIELTLPGLVTISNDMNTPRIPSIRGIMEARRKPIERLTLADLGLSTNHLTPRVYVTGYRPLPPRPPGRRLEGEPANVARELLRLLREEARVL; encoded by the coding sequence ATGAACCTTTGCGTCTGCATTAAACAGGTACCGGATATTCAGGCCCCTTTTCGCATTATAGACGGCCACTTGCGGTTTGATGTAGCACGTTATGTGCCTAACGCGTACGACGCTTCGGCTGTCGAGGGCGCCTTGCAGCTTATTGAACAGCACGGCGGGAAAGTCGAGGTGGTCTCGATTGGCCCCCCTGAAGTCTCTGAAACCCTTCGTAAAGCCTTGGCCATGGGGGCTCTAGCAGCCTACCACATCGAGGCCGACCCAACCGGCTGGGATGCTGACGCAACCGCTGCTGTGCTTGCAGCCTTCTTTCAGCGCCGCGCCTACGATGCCATCTTTACCGGTAAGCAGTCCCAGGATACCGACGCCGGGCTCATTGGCCCCATGCTGGCTGAGCGGCTGGGATTGCCCTATGTGAGCAATGCTGTAGGCCTGGCTTATGAAAACGGCCGTCTCGTAGTTACCCGTCAAGGCGACATTGGCCGAGAAATTATTGAACTCACGCTGCCCGGCCTGGTGACCATTTCCAACGACATGAACACCCCCCGTATTCCATCGATTCGGGGCATCATGGAAGCGCGCCGCAAGCCTATCGAGCGGCTTACGCTTGCCGATTTAGGTCTTTCGACCAATCACCTCACGCCTCGGGTGTACGTAACCGGCTATCGTCCACTGCCGCCGCGGCCTCCAGGTCGCCGGCTTGAAGGTGAACCAGCCAACGTCGCAAGAGAACTCCTTCGTTTGCTCCGTGAAGAAGCCCGCGTACTTTAA